DNA sequence from the Piliocolobus tephrosceles isolate RC106 chromosome 9, ASM277652v3, whole genome shotgun sequence genome:
AGCTGTGCAGAGTCAGCCCAAGAGAATGCTGCCCCCATATCCCACTGTCAGTCTTGCCAGTGTTTCCAGGACATGCACACTCAGAATGTTCAGGAACCACCAGTTGTTACACAAGTGACTAGCAAGAGTCACAGAGGTCTTGGGGGATCTGTACCTTGGGTACAGAATGGGGCAGTTTCAGTGTCTGCGGAGCACCACATTTGTGAGAGCACCAAACTTTTACCATAcacaagagataaagaaaaaggcaagaaGTTTGGTTTTAGTGTCTTATGGCGCAGCATATCTAGAAAGGAGAAGCCCAAAACAGAACACAGCAGTTTCTCTGCTCAATTCCCACCTGAAGAATGGCCTGTCCGAGATGAAGATGACTTGGACAATATCCCTCGAGATGTTGAACATGAGATAATCAAACGAATTAACCCCATTTTGACTGTTGACAATTTAATCAAACACACTGTCCTAATGCAAAAATACgaagaacaaaaaaaatatagTAGCCAGGGCACTTCCACTGACGTGCTGACAATCGGGCATAAATATCCTTCAAAAGAGGGGGTTAAGAAGAGGCAGGGTCTGTCTGCAAAACCTCGAGGGCAGGGCTATTCTCGCAGGGATAGACACAAAGCCAGGAATCTGGGAAGTGAGCTTCAGCCAGGAAGCATTAGACTGGAGAAACACCCCAAGCTCCCTGCTACACAGCCTATCCCCAGAATTAAAAGCCCAAATGAAATGGTAGGTCAGAAACCACTTGGTGAGATTACAACAGTGCTAGGTTCTCATTTGATTTACAAAAAGCGAATCAGTAATCCTTTCCAGGGTTTGTCTCACCGAGGAAGCACAATATCCAAAGGGCGCAAAATTCAGAAGACCAGTGATCTGAAACACAGCCAGACTGGACCAAAGGAAAAGCCTTTCCAAAGGCCTAGGTCCTTGGATTCCTCAAGAATCTTTGATGGTGAAGCCAAAGAGCCATACGCTGAACAACCTAATGATAAAATGGAAGCAGAATCCATTTACATAAATGACCCTACTGTCAAATCCATCAATGATGACTTCAGAGGTCACCTTTTCAATCACCCTCAACATAGCATGTTGCAAAATGACGGTAAATGCTGTCCCTTTTTGGATACCATGTTGAGATATGATATGTATGGTGGAGAAAATGAGGTAGTTCCTGAAGTCTTGAGGAAAAGTCATTCCCACTTTGACAAATTAGGGGAGACCAAAGAGACTCTGCATAGCCTGCCATCACGAGGTGCCTCCTTTTCAGACCGAATACCCTCTGCTTGTAGATTAGTGGATAACACAATACACCAGTTTCAAAATCTTGGCCTTTTGGATTACCCAGTTGGCATGAACACTTTAAGACAACCTGAAAGACAAGACAGAGACTCAGAAGAAGTATTGAGAAAAGGATTTGTCCAGGATGCAGAGACTATGAGCCTAGAAAATGAACGGCTTTCTAATAATGACCAGGCCTTGTATCAGAATGAAGTGGAAGATGATGATGGTGCCTGTAGTTCATTATATCTAGTGGAGGATGACATTTCTGAGAATGATGACTTATGTCAAATGCTGCCTGGCCACATTCAGTATTCCTTCACAGGTGGAAGCCAGGGAAAtcatttaggaaaacaaaaaataattgagaGATCTCTGACCAAGTACCACAGCACAATGGAGAGGGTTGAGCCTCAGGTGCTTAAAAGAAACGAATGCTGCAAACCCACTGGGCTGCATGCTACCCCAGGTGAAAGCCAAAAACCTAACCTTTCTGCTGAAAGTTGTGGCCTAAATTCAGGGGCCCGGTTTGGTTTTAACTACGAAGAAGAACCCAGTGTTGCTAAATGTGTACAGGCCTCAGCACCTGCTGATGAAAGAATCTTTGATTACTGTAGTGCAAGAAAAGCCAGTTTCAAAGCTGAAGTCATACAAGACTCTATTGGTGACACAGGAAAGAAGCCAGCTAGCTGGAGTCAGAGTCCTCAGAATCAGGAAATGAGAAAACGTTTCCCACAAAAGATCCAACTTTTCAACACTTCACATATGCCAGTGTTGACTCAGGATATCCAATATGAACACAGTCACTTGGAAGGGACAGAAAATCACAGCATGGCAGGAGATAGTGGAATAGATTCTCCACGGTAAGTCCACATGAAAGTGTCtggtttaggccgggcgcggtggctcatgcctgtaatcctaacactttgggaggccaaggtgggcggatcacgaggtcaagagatcgagaccatcctggccaacatggtgaaaccccatctctactaaaaatacaaccgggtgtggtggcgggctcctgtaatcccagctactcaggaggctgaagcaggagaatcacttgaacccgggaggtggaggttgtagtgagccgagatcgtgctattaCACTCCTCTGGCGaaggagcaagactctgtctcaaaaaaaaaaaaagtgtctgatTAGCCACTGTTCTACAGGAATTATGAAAGTCAAGGGCATTTTGAGTTATCTAGTCAGAGACTACTGAATATCACACTTTTATAATGATACAATTCTGCCAGCTTTTATACCTTTACTGAATAAATTGTATACAGTTACAATGAAATCTCTTATATAGTAGGATACAGTTTATTTATAATGTGAACCAAATTTGACTGTCCCCACTACTCATAAATCttcaattatttctaaaaatagaaatttctatAAGTCGAGCACTTTCTGAACTGAGGGTTGGAAGTTTTCACTTCTATTCCTGGCTCTACACAGGTTGAGAAAAGGATGTGGCTACTattctctaatattttcttttcttttattttcttttttttttttttgagacagagttttgttcttgttcttgtcacccaggctggagtgcaatggcgtgatctcagctcaccacaacctccacctcctggattcaagcgattctcctgcctcattctcccgagtatctgggattacaggcatgtgtcaccacacccagctaattctgtatttttagtagagatgaggtttctccatgttggtcaggctggtcttgaactcccgacctcaggtgatccacccaccttggcctcccaaagtgctgggattacaggcgtgagccaccaccagcctaatgttttcttttttctttctttctttctttcttttttttttttttttttttttgagacaaagttttgctctgtcatccaggctggagtgcagtggtgcaatctctgctcactgaagcctcctcctcccagggtcaagcagttctcccactttagcctcccagaCATCTGGGAtcacagccatgcaccaccatgcccaactaatttttgtgttttttagtagagatggggttttgccatgttggccaggctggtcttgaactcctgacctcaagtgatccactctcctcagcctcccaaagtgttgcaattacaggcctgagccgccatgcccggcctccaCTAATATTTTCCATGCCAATTTGTTTAAACGTTGTTTGGATTATAAAAGTAGTATAGCCATGATAGAACACTTAAGAAGTactgaaaagcatttttttcttttaaaatagctaaCAATCTTACtgggtaaaaaatattttttaagacaccTATACTtattctaacacacacacacatattttttttgagatggagttttgctcttgttgcccaggctggagtgcaatggtgtggtttcagctcactgcaacttcctcctcccaggttcaagcaattctcttgcctcagtctcccaagtagctgggattacaggtgcccgccaccatgcctaatttttatattttcagtagagacagggttctaccatgttgaacaggctggtctcgagctcctgacctcaggtgatctgcccgccttggcctcccaaagtgctgggattacaggcatgagccactgtgcctggcctaacatctagatatttttttttttttttttttttttttgagacggagtctcgctctgtcgcccaggctggagtgctgtggccggatctcagctcactgcaagctccgcctcccgggttcacgccattctcctgcctcagcctctcgggtagctgggaccacaggcgccgccacctcgcccgggtagtgtttttttgtagtttttagtagagacggggtttcaccgtgttagccaggatggtctcgatctcctgacctcgtgatccgcccgtcttggcctcccaaagtgctgggattacaggcttgagccaccgcgcccggcctagatattttttaaaaatcattttatatttggtGTATTTCTCTATAACACTTCAGTCCAAATGTATAGATCTATAGATTTTTGTCTACTGGGCTTGTACTGAGTTAGTATTTTgcatgttgctttttaaaattaatagttaTCATATCATGAACATTTTCCCTATGTTATTTAATAGTTTCTCAAAGGTCATTCTAAAATTTGGTTCATatctttgccagtattttttttttttttttttttttttctttgagacagtgattcactctgtcgcccagggtggagtgcagtggtatagtcacagctcactgcagcttcaacctccctgggctcgagtgatcctcctacttaagtctcctgagtatctgaaactacaggcacatgccaccatgcccggctaatccttgttgctcaggctggttggtctcaaactcctgggctcaagtgatccacctgcttcggcctgccaaagggctgggattacaggtgtaagccactgagcctggctggcCCTGCacttttttctatgcatttgtAAGTTgctctgttgttgttttttctttgagacagggttgcactctgtcacccagctggactgcaatg
Encoded proteins:
- the STOX1 gene encoding storkhead-box protein 1 isoform X1, with translation MARPVQLAPGSLALVLCRLEAQKAAGATAEPGGRAVFRAFRRANARCFWNARLARAASRLAFQGWLRGGVLLVRAPPACLQVLRDAWRRRALRPPRGFRIRAVGDVFPVQMNPITQSQFVPLGEVLCCAISDMNTAQIGVTQESLLEHLMKHYPGIAIPSEDILYTTLGTLIKERKIYHTGEGYFIVTPQTYFITNTTTQENKRVLPSDESRLMTASMTYLVSMESCAESAQENAAPISHCQSCQCFQDMHTQNVQEPPVVTQVTSKSHRGLGGSVPWVQNGAVSVSAEHHICESTKLLPYTRDKEKGKKFGFSVLWRSISRKEKPKTEHSSFSAQFPPEEWPVRDEDDLDNIPRDVEHEIIKRINPILTVDNLIKHTVLMQKYEEQKKYSSQGTSTDVLTIGHKYPSKEGVKKRQGLSAKPRGQGYSRRDRHKARNLGSELQPGSIRLEKHPKLPATQPIPRIKSPNEMVGQKPLGEITTVLGSHLIYKKRISNPFQGLSHRGSTISKGRKIQKTSDLKHSQTGPKEKPFQRPRSLDSSRIFDGEAKEPYAEQPNDKMEAESIYINDPTVKSINDDFRGHLFNHPQHSMLQNDGKCCPFLDTMLRYDMYGGENEVVPEVLRKSHSHFDKLGETKETLHSLPSRGASFSDRIPSACRLVDNTIHQFQNLGLLDYPVGMNTLRQPERQDRDSEEVLRKGFVQDAETMSLENERLSNNDQALYQNEVEDDDGACSSLYLVEDDISENDDLCQMLPGHIQYSFTGGSQGNHLGKQKIIERSLTKYHSTMERVEPQVLKRNECCKPTGLHATPGESQKPNLSAESCGLNSGARFGFNYEEEPSVAKCVQASAPADERIFDYCSARKASFKAEVIQDSIGDTGKKPASWSQSPQNQEMRKRFPQKIQLFNTSHMPVLTQDIQYEHSHLEGTENHSMAGDSGIDSPRTQSLGSNNSVILNGLKRRQNFLQNVEGTKNSQPLTSNSLLPLTPVINV